The Raphanus sativus cultivar WK10039 chromosome 2, ASM80110v3, whole genome shotgun sequence DNA segment TTAATACAcaatattcatataaaataaaataaaattcaatagTGTCAATTGAACATCAACcattttccgcgcgtagcgcggacatcGGATCTAGTGTATATAAGAGTTCAAAAGTCAAAGGGTATCCTTAGAGACATTTAAAGTAGCATATTCAAATTCCCAAAGTTGTGGCTTAATAATAATATGATCAGTGAACTTTGCTTTCAAATATCAAagtttttattatgattttcGATGACAAGACTATATTTGCTTACGCTTGCAAGACGAGTTGATAAAATATGAAAACGAGTAAAAAATGAGTGTGATATTTTACCAAAGTACTATAATACTACTATTCAATATCACTTCAATATCCAATATTAGCAGgctagttaattttttttttttttttttgtaacttaaggCTAGTTAATTTTCTTATAGAAATATCCAATCTTGTAGTATATCCCTACAAGATGTCAAGATATTAAAGTGATCTTGAATAGAATCATACTTTGGATATTTAATACTTTGAAATGTAAACTAACATGTAGATGATCTTAAACCAAAGGTTTGCGTGTGAAAGCACGACCACAATGCATGCATATTCCAAAAAAATCATACACGAACATTTACTAAACAGGTATAATGTGCAAGCGCAATTGTAgttaattctttttaatttgatcAATTAGCTTTATGAAAAAAATCACATACTACAAGAAATTACATTGTTTGCCAATTTccaataattatatattcatgGATACATTACAAATCAAGATAACCagcgttgacaagtaaacagcaGGGATGAACTCTTTCATAAGTTTAAGATATATGTGTTGTTTGGAGCCTTGCAGCGAACTTGAAGGTGGCATGTGAATCTTTTCCTAAAGTCAAAAACTTGTGTTCATATGACATTtgacttattttatttttcgattGTAATAAATGCTTAAGCAAATATCTAGTCAGAAAAATTTAGACCAGAAATATCAAAGTTTATGTGCTATTATTAGTATAGCTTTCTTCTAATATTATAATCTAGAAcatttttaatactattttagaaaataaacatGTATTGATATATTGACATAAAGATGTATTAATTTAGTTGTAGTCTCTGCATAGTTGATCTTGAGATTATACTATAAAATAAACttaagtttaaatatatgcatGACACTTTAAGTTTAAATGTATGAAAATCTAAGTTTAAACATATGCATGACAATTAAAAAGTGTAATAGCCAAATTGTTGATTATTTGATtgaaagttattaatttttgttatgatataagattaataaaaatgtgCAATAATTATATATAGTCATACAATGGTTATTAAATATTCATTGTTTGCTTTCCTCGTGATTTGGTCGCTTGGACTTGTAAATAGTATGTGAATTGGTGCATTTACTATGTGGCCGATGAGACCGTCGTTATTCTCATTTGGGTATATGTTACTGCGTTTAGTGCATTTAGGAATGCTCAGAATGAAGATCTTTCCCGCAAATACAAACATGGTTGGGTCTAAAGTGTGCATGTGTATagatttgtttgttgttgttgttgtcgagATTGGATTATAAAGCTTCTGATATTATAACTGTGTTTGGAAAGGGCTTTTCTTTtgcaaattttgtttttagatttatttttcattacttgtgaagaaagaaaagataagCAATATAGTAGATGAATTAGTGAGATAAAATGTTGACTATGTTTACTCAAACTAATTTTTTCATATACTAAGATACTTAGTAATCAAATCATGATTTGTCGTATGTTTAGCCGCTAAGTTGACACCACTTTTCTAAGTTGCAGCTCCTTCGGcattgtttaaatatatagtattcaTTGCTTTTCAGAATATTATACGATTCATTACTTCTGGGAATATTGTAAGTgtatagttttttctttgtttgcttAATAAGTTGGGAGACGTCACTGTACTTCGATAATGTATAGTTTGTTCATTGGTTGCTTAAGTTGGAACGTCATATACTTCAGTTATAAGATGGAACTTAGAGAGAGCCCTCCTAAGTAATGACGTACTAAATTTTGACTAAAAGTttgttaaattgttaaaaaaaaattgaaaataggTATTATGAAGTTAAATTGGTaatcttaaaataatatttccgTGAGAGTTGTAGTTTCCTTATAGTACTACTTTAATTTAAGACGAATAATCATGATTTTAACATTATGTTGCAATAATAATTTATCTCGTAACCTTAAACTGTTTAGTAAACATAGTCAAAAGAGATTCAAgtgtttgttttaataaaaacattgaTCATGCCAAAACCAATAAAATTAAGCATGCAAAATTTGTAACCTAGAACACATCCACGAATCAATAATATCAAATCgtaaattgaaaaaaaacatagtCCACATGCAACCACTAAAGTCAAATTATGGAATTTAGATCATAGATTATTTAGAGAATCTCAATTTGAGTCTAACaagttttattattagtttgagAGAATAATAAACCATCTTaagaaactttaaaaaatatatagaaggCATTTTCTTTATCAACAAAACTAACATCTAAATTCAGATTTTccatattaaacaaaaaaaaacagcaatAAAATTATCTTCGTGGAAGATTATATATGGAGTAAATCATGGACAAGACCAGGTGCAAGATATTAAAAGAGTACAACTGAAATTACCTTCAAGCTACAATGAACAATATGCACGGAAAATGAGTCAAAAACTTCCAAATTAACCACTATAATAGCAGAAATACAATTTATTAAACCGAAATAAGATTTTAGGCATATATTAAACTTAGCCTACCTAAAAACCTAGAAGATTACAGCATATATGATGTGCCTACAAAGGAGACGATATACTGCGCATGCTAAATAAATCCACCAATGATTCAGTAAATTTCCAGAACCACCAACTATGTACGACTAATGATAAACACTAGCAccataacaaatatatttttgatcagTGTGTATTAAAAATCCAATTCAATAGATAACATTTATAGAATATAATACATCAATCATAAGTATATGAACTATGATGCAGAATGCCAGAATTTATTAgacatacaaatatgattacaagaTTGTAAACACACGATACATAATGCAGAATTTAAAGACATATGCAGGATGCAGAATGGTAAAGACATGATACACATAATGCAGAGTTTTTTGGTGTAATACATAATGCAGAGTTGTAAAGACAGAATGCAGGATGCAGGATGCAGGATGCGAATTGTACAGACGTGATGCAGGATGCAGGATGCAGGATGCAGAATTGTAAAAAACATTATGCTGAATGTAGATTGTAGAATGCAGAATGCAAGAAccaaaattagttataaaatgaTATGAACGTCATTTCCTATATTTAGAATGATCGTCAATAAGGTTAGTAGATAACACAAAAAATAGATTCAATAGTCAAATAAACTGCAGAAGTCTCTCTGCctacaaaatatatatctgCGTAAGACTCAATTTATTACAAAGAGATTTGTGAGAAGCATAATACCTGTCACGAAAGTCTGCCAGACTTGTAATCTCCTCAGAGTCTAACCATTTGAACACCTCCTGAAGCACAAAcctgaggaaaaaaaaagaattaatctTTACTTACATTTAGTATGTTTCATGAGGACCATGTTCCTTCCAATGCCTAGATCATGAattagtttttcatttttttgtcgCTATATAGTATGTAGTACAGTAAAGAATCACATACGATTTGTAGTATTCTGAAATTGTTGGTTGTTTATCCATACAACAAACCACTTCAAATCTTGTTTTCAGTTCAGAATCTGAGTCATAACTCTAAACCGTTAGTGTATGTTTCCAACCCAACATGTCTTCTTTAAACTATTGTTCGTTTTGTCAGACTTCTCTAAGCTGTTGGTCGTTATATTCATCCAACATAATGAAAGTGAacccatagtttttcacttttaAGCCTTGTGGAAGTAGTAGCTGGTCGTTTTATTCCATCCAGCAAATCTATAACCGAACCATTGTCTTTTAAAGACTTTTGATCCCTCTTTTGTATTTTAACTCACTGCTTGATCGTTTTTGTAAGCCGTGAGTTATAGTATAGTTTAATCCCTGTCTAAATAGTTCTCAATTCCCATTCATATCCTTTTTCTGAGGACATGCTCTATCCGTATGTCTTTTAACTAACCTGTCTTTGTAAGCCGTGAGTAGTAAAGTCCCTGTCAAAGGGTTCTTGGTTCCCATTCATAGCCTTTGTCTAAGGATATGTTCCATCTATATGTGTCTCAACCGACATGTCTAAATGGttttgtaagccgtgggtagcAGTAAAGTAAGGAATCTGTTTCCATTTTGTAGTCTTGAGACTTTCTTAAACCGTTGGTCGTTATAGATTTTGGTTAGCCATAGATAGTGTCTTCTATCTTTTAAGACGTGTGGTCTTATTTGGCATCCCCTAACACCTTTAGAAGTCTTTTTTTGTAATGACATTTTCCATCTGTAAGACTGGAAGTGTTTCAAACGACATGTCTTACAAGTCTTTAAGCCGTGGGTGATTAAAGTTTCTTTCCCATTCAAATGGGTCTCGGTTCCCCATTCATAGTCTTTCTCTAAGGACATTTCCATCTATAAGTCCTTTAACCGACATGTCTTTTATGTTATATTGTCTGAAGAGTTTTTGTAAGACGTGGGTATATGTTATTGTCTAGAGTTTTTGTAAGCCATGGGTCTTTGAACTGTGCAAGCCGTGGGTAAAGAAGTAAGGAATCTATTTCTAGTGTGTACTCTGTCTTTAGACTTTCATAACCACTAGTCGCTATACATACCATCCAGTTGATCAAAACAGATTTTCTTAAGCCGTGGGTAGTAGTTAAGACTTTTAAGCCGTGGGTAAAGAAGTAAGGAATCTGTTTTAAGTGTGTGTAGTCTTTGTCTTAAGACTTTCATAACCACTGGTCGCTAAATACCATCCAGTTGATCAAAACAGATTTTCTTAAGCCGTGGGTAGTAGTAAAGACTTTTAAGCCGTGGGGACTTTTAACTGACATGCTTTGTATGCCTTTGTCTTTTTAACTGACATGTCTAACAAGTCTTTGTCTTAAGACTTTTGTAAGCCGTGTGTAGTAAAAGGCTTTTGTGCTGTGGGGACTTTTAACTGACATGTCTTGAGACTTTTGTAAGCCTTGGGTCTTTTTAACTGACATGACTAACAAGTCTTTGTCAGAAGACTTTTGTAAGCCTTGGGTCTTTTTAACTGACTTGTCTAACAAGTCTGAAGTCTTTTGTAAGCCGTGGATAGTGTTAAGAAAGGAATCTGTTTTTAATTACAGTATTTGTCTGAAGACTTTGGTCATTATACTCCACATTCCatccaaataattaaaaacagatTCTCTCAAGCCGTGGGTACCAAAAGACTTGTGTCGTTGGGACTTTTAACTGACATGTCTTGAGACTTTTGTAAGCCTTTGGTCTTTTTAACTGACACGACTAACAAGTCTTTGTCTGAAGACTTTTGTAAGCCTTGGGTCTTTTTAACTGACTTGTCTAACAAGTCTGAAGActtttgtaagccgtgggtcATGCCTTTGCCTAAAGACGTAAGCAGTTGGTGGTGTTAAGAAAGGAATCTGTTTTTAACTTACAGTCTTTGTCTGAAGACTTTGGTCATTATACATCACATTCCatccaaataattaaaaacagatTCTCTCAAGCCGTGGGTACCAAAAGACTTGTGCCGTTGGGACTTTTAACTGACATGTCCTGAGACTTTTGTAAGCCTTGGGTCTTTTTAACTGACATGACTAACAAGTCTTTGTCTGAAGACTTTTGTAAGCCTTGGGTCTTTTTAACTGACCTGTCTAACAAGTCTGAttttgtaagccgtgggtcATGTCTTTGCCTAAAGACGTAAGCCGTGGGTAGTGTTAAGAAAGGAAtctgtttttaattttcagTCTTTGTCTAAAGACTTGGGTCATTATATCCCCACATTCCatccaaataattaaaaacagatTCTCTCAAGCCGTGGGTAATAAGCATCTTCTAGAGGCAGCAACGGGACAAATGTTCCCAAAATAAGAATCTGACAGTGCACTATTAGATTAGTGTCTGTCTATGATCTTTTTGGGGGTTTTGAAGTGAAaagcaaaaatatcaaaacaaaacaataccCAAAAACATTAGAAGAAGGCGTTGAAAGGCTTTGTtgaattcaaaaacaaaaccagtAAAAAAAGGAACGCTGATGTCAAAATCCCAAAGACATCAGATGTGTttattaaataaagaaataatctcAAAACAAAAACCGGAATCAAGCTTCAAAAACAAATCGGGAAACTCTAGCGTAGAAAGAGAATTTACCTTAAAAAGGTGGTTTCACGCGGAGTCGGGCTTCAAAACGTAACCAAGATCCCAGCAAATTGCTTCATCACTTTTAGCTCTTGCATCTCTCTCGTCAGCCTCTTTCTCCTTAGGGGGGAAGGCTATCTGAACTTTTTTTCTGCTATGATCCTCTGAAAAACGTGAATAGATAAAACAGAAACAGAAGTCAGATACACCATAACCATGTTCAAGGGAACTCTTGAACTCTGAAATAAAACTACAAATTATAGCATAAACTTGACCATGTTCAGTTACTAATTAACTACAACTGAGACATTATATAAGAGAGAAACAATGGTTACGAGATTGCCAAGAAAATAAAGATTGTGAGGTTCAAAGCACATATAGCCAAACAAAACCATAAGGAATTCAATACTTAAAACACAAAGCTATGAATGTAATGAGAAGATTACATATCTGATGACAGACCTTGACCACCATCGGAATCAGCAgtgacagagagagagaaagggacACCGTATGTATGTGATCTGCCACACAAAAGGTGGTTTTATCTTATTAtcacaaaactcaaaaataatTGTTGGATATGAATGCAAAAACAGGTTCTTATATCGATTCTTACCCAGTTTGGGTAGCAAAACCAAACAGGTTCTCTCTTCTTGGATCCTCGATCTGTATAAAAGTGCAAGAAACAAGACATCAATCGAACTATAAAGGAACaagaaaaaatcaatcaatCGATAGTAACATAGAAACCCTAACTTAGACGCACCTCGACGACGAGCGAGAAACCCAATCAATCGGATCAGATTCAGGCGGAATCCAAAGAGAACAAAACAGCGCGAAACTCTAAAACAAAACGGCGATCGAAGCTTCAATCCTCAGAGAAATTCATGATTTACAGAGATGTAAACACTTACTAATCTGACAATGTTCATGAATTTTCCGTTTCTGCGACTTTTGGAGGACTCGATTTATcgagagatttttttttttatgaagaaAGAAACTACGGAAATAATAAAGTGATTTTGGGATAAAATGTTCATAAATGGATTACTATTGTTTCCTAACAgttatatttcaattttcagTCGGTTTCGATCGCGTTTGACAACACGCGTCTGGGTtagtgatattttaaaattttgagtcgATTAGTTTGTAATGCAAACCGATCCTGCACTCAACGATAACCAACTAAACCGAACCGGTTCTTTTTCACCGTCTAAATGTCAAACGACGTCGGGTAATCAAAAACTGATTTTTGATTTCGCCTCTCTGGCTCATTAGAAAGACGACGTAGAGGAGGAGGTGAATGTCGTACGTTGGTATGGGTGAAGCCCACTAGCGAATCACCGAGTACCTTAACCGCTTCTACGGCGCCGTTTCGAACCAAGACTCTTCTTTTACACTCTGTCGcctcctctctttctcttccaaTTCCCCATATCTTCTCTCACTCGCCGACGCACTCAACGTCTTTCAGTTGCTTAAAATTACTCTGATTTTGGTTAAAGTTTCATGTTTGATTGAGAGGTACCCGTGTCGTATGTTAGCAATTGAAAATCTACTTTATATTGaagaagtaaatataatttatttttattctaggatcgtatatagattttattaaattttgttggtTTGAATTGGAAAGACCACTAACATTATTTTTGGGTCAATCCAGCTATAGGCAAATATTACTAGTTTAAATCATAGATATCGTAACGTTATTGAAATGATCACAAATTAACGAAGGTCATTCCTTTACGTTTGCATGTTATTAGTGCTAGTAGTAATAGTAGGAGCACTTGAAAAAGCCCAGAGAACAAACGCACATAGAAAGAGAACAAGAGGGATTATGTGAATAGCTCTCTCTCCATTACCAGAGTTGTAACTGTTGTTGTGAAGCATCATCTCTTTCTTCGCGATGTCATAGACCACGAGACCGTCGGTGCTTGAAGAATCAAGCGAGAGATTAATCAGAAACTCTTCGGATGGCCGAGAACTAATCTGTAACCTCTGCATCGTGTGGCTTGATTTGGACTTGTAAACAAATGTATGTTATAATTAGGCGATGTCACCTTGTATGGTTTCATGACAAGTTGGCGGTTATGTAAGATTCATCAGCATTTCAACTACATATATAAGAATTCAAAAGTCAAAGCGTATCCTTAGAGACATTTAAAGTAGCATATATATTCCCGAAGTTGTGGCTTAAGTTATGACGAATATGATCAGTGAACTTTGCTTTCAAATATTAAAGTTGCTATTATGATTTTCGATGACATACTAAGATTCGCTTAGGCTTCCAAGAAGAgttaataaatatgaaaacgagtaaaaaattaacaatattttaccaaaaaaaatattattaatttgtgATCACATCAGTGTCCCAAAAATATTAGTCATGTGTAtagaatttcaaaaaataaaatccatGATATCCCTACAGCATATTAAATTGATCCTGAATATAATCATACTTTGGATTATTGGATATATAATACTTTGAAATGTAAAATAGCATGTAGATGatcttaaaccaaaagtttGCGTATAAAGGAACAACTAGGTAGTAACCCGCGCATTGCGCGGGATGAGATGATTAGATcagcaatttttcgaaaatattagaaagtatatatatagtttggaatttgggttttgtgtgtttatcttactctcgaactcattttctctctctctctctctctctctctctctctctctctctctcagattttatcagtattgatgagtgtttaaaaaaataagattaagattttaacatatttttattttaatcataagaatcgtattaatgcccgtgtgcgggcattaatacgattcttatgttttatgtataaatattattaatatctaatcaaatgttgtatgtattattaaaactaaatttgttcttcagatgttttatgtattattaatataaatatgtattattcaaatacgattcatatgttttatgtattactaaaactaaatttgttctccattcagtctttgtggttcaaaactataagcattttagacattacttaattcaatatactttgaggtttaaattattatcatatactttgaaatatgaaataataaatcatgcatgtgcgggcatcgatatgatttatatattgcatgtatagctattatttttagtgcataagtggatcgtaattatatttcactctcgttgtatctttgtatcttactcatttaggtttatccacatataagtctctctctctctcatcataaacattttagttttttgaaaaggataaaaagataattacgatcatatcatgcgtgcgggcattcatatgattcatatattatccgtctagctattagtataaatataagtagattgtaattctttctcaatctctatgtatcattatgtctaattcatatactacatgttatgttattattataagtgcataagtggatcgtagttatctctctctctctctctctctctctctctctctctctctctctctctctctctctctctctctctctctctctctctctctctctctctctctctctctctctctctctctctctcggtatcccctcatcgtaaaccttttttttgagaaatataaaaatgtaaacattcttttaattcatcgattatcttttaactaccacaattttgttttatatgagaatgtttcctagtttaatattttatcatgaatttttcttgggtgaattaccaactaatcatagtttgccaattaatgtacagttttataaaatataataaataaaataatactaatttgtgttaagtttttaaaaataaatgaaaaatattagtagctgccaaaatatgaattttttttaacaattttaaaatcgtcacaaaagagtaaatcataaacattaaacactataccctaaacccttggacaaaacttaaacccttgggtaaaaatccaaacactaaaccctaaattcttggatataccctaaacccttgggtaaatcctaaacactaaactgtaaactcttgggtataccctaaacactctctctctctctctctctctctctctctctctctctctctctctctctctctctctctctctctctctctctctctctctctctctctctctctctctctctctcggtatcccctcatcgtaaacctttttttttagaaatataaaaatgtaaacattcttttaattcatcgattatcttttaactaacacaattttgttttatatgagaatgtttcctagtttaatattttatcatgaatttttcttgggtgaattaccaactaatcatagtttgccaattaatgtacagttttataaaatataataaataaaataatactaatttgtgttaagtttttaaaataaatgaaaaatattagtagctgccaaaatatgaattttttttaacaattttaaaatcgtcacaaaagagtaaatcataaacattaacactataccctaaactcttggacaaaacttaaacccttgggtaaaaatccaaacactaaaccctaaattcttggatataccctaaacccttgggtaaatcctaaacactaaactgtaaactcttgggtataccctaaacactaaatctctctctctctctctctcttctctctctctctctctctctctctctctctctctctctctctctctctctcggtatccccttcatcgtaaaccttttttttttgagaaaaataaaaatgtaaacatttttttaattcattgattatcttttagctaccacaattttgatttatatgggatctagtttaatattttatcatgaatttttcttgggtgaattaccaactaatcatagtttgtcaattaatgtacagttttttaaatataataaataaaataataataatttgtgaagtttttaaaataaatgaaaaatattagtagctgccaaaagattaaatttttttaacaattttaaaaccgtcagaaaaaattaaatcataaacactaaacactataccctaaacctttcgacaaaacttaaacccttggtaaaaatccaaacactaaaccctaaattattggatataccctaaacccttgggtaaatcctaaacactaaactgcaAACCTTTGGGTATGCCCTAAAcaccaaatctctctctctctctctctctctctctctctctctctctctctctctctctctctctctctctctctctctctctctctctctctctcttgatatcccctttttttttgaaaaatataaaaatgtaaacattcttttaattcatcgattatcttttaactaccacaattttatttatatggaaatatttcctagtttaatattttatcatgaatttttcttgggtgaattaccaactaatcatagtttgccaattaatgtacaatttttttaaaatataataaataaaataataataatttgtgttaagtttttaaaatacaagaaaaatattattagctgcaaaaagatgatttttttttaacaattttaaaaccgtcacaaaaaattaaatcataaacactaaacactaaacactataccctaaatccatggacaaagtttaaacccatgggtaaaaatccaaacactaaaccctaaattcttggatataccctaaactctctctctctctctctataatttttatttgtgtttttaataaagtaattatagtgttttagtttatatagttgcaatattattgctaataagaaaggcaatacgaaagtaaatgcaaaattagattatgttaaatagatatcttataagttcgaagtttagatatttaacattttttttactgatttgagacttggtaagcaagaaaaatatttagtaggtaaatatggtaagcaagaaaaaaatttataattttttaactgaTTCAATTAAATGCAAAAAACTTAACATGCAC contains these protein-coding regions:
- the LOC108839099 gene encoding uncharacterized protein LOC108839099, which translates into the protein MQRLQISSRPSEEFLINLSLDSSSTDGLVVYDIAKKEMMLHNNSYNSGNGERAIHIIPLVLFLCAFVLWAFSSAPTITTSTNNMQT